One window of the Candidatus Hydrogenedentota bacterium genome contains the following:
- the argJ gene encoding bifunctional glutamate N-acetyltransferase/amino-acid acetyltransferase ArgJ yields MNQVDGGICAPRGYQAAGVAARIKGPQSAKKDCALLVSGAPASVAGTFTTNVVKAAPVLWCQEVCRKGRARAVFINSGNANACTGERGAQDARETARRVAGGLNIPEEEVLIASTGVIGVPLPMERVMQGVDGCLAAISPAGNGDAARAIMTTDTVPKETAVEVALAQGVVRVGAMVKGAGMIAPNMATMICVITTDAAIAAKDLQAVLRASVEQSFNRICVDNDMSTNDTVLCLANGQAGLPALEPGAPDYESFADALRHVCRHMAQALVRDGEGATKFVEVRVEGARGDGDARAIARSIAMSQLCKTAFNGSDPNWGRIACAAGYAGVAFDPARLDIWVGDLQVLTHGLPAVYEEAAAAERMRGRDIALRVSVGDGPGTCTYWTSDLSKEYVSINADYRS; encoded by the coding sequence ATGAACCAGGTCGACGGAGGCATTTGCGCGCCCCGAGGCTACCAGGCCGCCGGTGTTGCAGCGCGCATCAAGGGACCGCAATCGGCCAAGAAGGACTGCGCGTTGCTGGTCAGCGGCGCGCCCGCCAGCGTAGCGGGCACGTTCACGACCAACGTCGTAAAGGCGGCGCCCGTGCTGTGGTGTCAGGAGGTGTGCCGCAAGGGCCGCGCGCGCGCGGTCTTCATCAACAGCGGCAACGCGAACGCCTGCACCGGAGAACGGGGCGCTCAGGACGCGCGCGAGACCGCGCGGCGCGTCGCGGGGGGCCTGAACATACCCGAGGAAGAGGTCCTGATAGCGAGCACGGGCGTGATCGGCGTGCCGCTGCCCATGGAGCGCGTCATGCAGGGCGTCGACGGCTGTCTTGCGGCGATCTCGCCCGCGGGCAACGGCGACGCCGCCCGGGCGATCATGACGACAGACACCGTGCCAAAGGAGACGGCGGTCGAGGTCGCGCTGGCTCAAGGCGTGGTCCGCGTCGGGGCCATGGTCAAGGGCGCAGGCATGATCGCGCCGAACATGGCTACGATGATCTGCGTCATCACGACGGACGCGGCCATCGCGGCGAAGGACTTGCAGGCGGTCCTCCGCGCGTCGGTCGAGCAGTCGTTCAACCGCATCTGCGTCGACAACGACATGAGCACCAACGACACCGTCCTGTGCCTGGCCAACGGCCAGGCGGGCCTGCCCGCGCTCGAACCGGGCGCGCCGGATTACGAATCCTTCGCGGATGCGCTGCGGCACGTGTGCCGCCACATGGCCCAAGCGCTCGTGCGCGACGGGGAAGGCGCGACGAAGTTTGTCGAAGTGCGCGTGGAAGGCGCGCGCGGCGACGGCGATGCGCGCGCCATCGCGCGCAGTATCGCCATGTCGCAGTTGTGCAAGACGGCGTTCAACGGCTCGGACCCGAACTGGGGCCGTATTGCCTGCGCGGCGGGATATGCCGGCGTGGCGTTCGACCCGGCCCGCCTCGATATCTGGGTCGGCGACTTGCAGGTCTTGACGCACGGCCTGCCCGCGGTATATGAAGAGGCCGCAGCCGCCGAACGCATGCGGGGCCGCGACATCGCCCTGCGCGTGTCCGTCGGCGACGGCCCGGGAACGTGCACCTATTGGACCTCTGACCTGAGCAAGGAGTACGTCTCGATCAACGCCGATTACCGGAGTTGA
- a CDS encoding class I SAM-dependent rRNA methyltransferase, with translation MSPKEDRRLLRGHLWAYRNEFQQLPTLEDGALVDVFTASGRFVGRGFYQADGGIAVRLLSRRQEEIGQDFFAQRIAQARSFRERLFPGSDTWRWIHAESDGFPGLVADRYGALVVLKTSCAFYAQSADVIAGALLAEPGVSGVVLNAGERVQAYGSVPEELTVGLGGVALSVNVRSAQKTGLFLDQRLNAEGIRPFCPGARVLDGHCYAGAWSCTAARAGAAAVLGVDTSAAAIDAARANARRNNAEGVCRFECAPVEEVLARGEGYDVVILDPPAFAKTRGSRAKALARYHALNAAAMRAVLPGGVLVTCSCSHFIDPAGFTEMLKRAATAARRKALLLDLRGAAPDHPVLMAMPETAYLKCATVRLL, from the coding sequence TTGAGTCCAAAGGAAGATCGCCGGTTGCTGCGCGGCCATTTGTGGGCGTACCGCAATGAGTTTCAGCAACTGCCCACGTTGGAAGACGGCGCACTTGTGGATGTATTTACTGCCAGCGGACGGTTTGTAGGTCGTGGTTTCTATCAGGCTGATGGCGGTATCGCGGTGCGGCTGCTGAGCCGGCGCCAGGAGGAAATCGGCCAGGATTTCTTCGCGCAACGCATTGCGCAGGCCCGCTCGTTCCGCGAGCGTCTTTTTCCCGGGTCGGACACTTGGCGCTGGATACATGCCGAGAGCGACGGGTTTCCCGGGCTCGTCGCGGACCGGTACGGCGCGCTTGTAGTGCTGAAGACCTCTTGTGCCTTCTACGCGCAATCCGCCGATGTGATTGCGGGAGCATTGCTCGCGGAGCCGGGCGTGAGCGGTGTCGTGCTGAACGCCGGCGAGCGGGTGCAGGCCTACGGCAGCGTTCCGGAAGAGCTGACTGTCGGCCTTGGCGGTGTCGCGCTCAGCGTGAACGTGCGGTCTGCCCAGAAGACGGGCTTGTTCTTGGACCAGCGGCTGAACGCGGAGGGCATCCGTCCTTTTTGTCCCGGAGCGCGGGTGTTGGACGGACACTGCTACGCAGGCGCGTGGTCCTGCACTGCCGCAAGAGCGGGCGCGGCGGCCGTTCTGGGCGTGGATACTTCCGCTGCAGCCATTGATGCCGCCCGGGCCAATGCCCGGCGCAACAATGCCGAAGGAGTCTGCCGGTTTGAATGCGCGCCCGTCGAGGAGGTGCTGGCGCGTGGCGAGGGATATGACGTGGTCATTCTGGACCCGCCGGCCTTTGCCAAGACGCGCGGCAGCCGTGCGAAGGCGCTTGCGCGCTACCATGCGCTGAATGCCGCGGCGATGCGCGCGGTGTTGCCGGGCGGGGTGCTGGTGACGTGCTCCTGTTCGCACTTTATCGACCCCGCCGGCTTCACGGAGATGCTGAAGCGCGCTGCGACGGCTGCGAGGCGGAAGGCGCTGCTCCTGGACTTGCGCGGGGCCGCTCCGGACCACCCCGTGCTCATGGCCATGCCCGAGACCGCGTACCTCAAGTGCGCGACAGTCCGCTTGCTCTAA
- the argC gene encoding N-acetyl-gamma-glutamyl-phosphate reductase → MIRVGMVGALGYGGREFMRLLMAHPEAELAAAVEVEGGQRLDEALPGFRKLTDITIEAFDAQALAKRCDVVFIAVPGTKSMALGAALRAAGVRVMDLGSDFRIKDPARYKQYYKADYTHPELVDEAVYGLVPWYRDQIRTASLVAVPGCFPISVVTPLRPLATAAAPQTPIVVNSISGVSGAGRALHEVFHFPAMNENVRAYKLGVHQHVPEIEQEIGGQYQVQFTPHVASHSRGILSTIVVRPSRPVDLNDLYRCYEREPFVRVLGEGKIPDLNHIRASNFCDFGWVKDERTGNLIIVSVIDNLVGGTAGMGIQCMNIAFGLDERTGLRLPGMAP, encoded by the coding sequence ATGATCCGTGTAGGTATGGTCGGGGCTTTAGGTTACGGCGGCCGGGAGTTCATGCGGCTGCTAATGGCCCATCCGGAAGCCGAACTGGCTGCCGCTGTGGAAGTCGAGGGTGGACAACGGCTGGATGAGGCGCTGCCCGGCTTTCGCAAACTCACCGATATAACCATAGAAGCCTTTGATGCACAAGCACTTGCGAAACGTTGCGACGTGGTGTTCATCGCGGTGCCGGGCACGAAATCCATGGCGCTGGGGGCCGCGTTGCGCGCCGCCGGGGTGCGCGTGATGGACTTGGGGTCCGATTTCCGGATAAAAGACCCCGCGCGCTACAAACAGTATTACAAAGCTGACTATACGCACCCCGAACTCGTCGACGAAGCCGTTTATGGCCTTGTTCCGTGGTATCGGGACCAAATCCGGACGGCATCGCTGGTCGCGGTGCCTGGATGCTTCCCCATCAGCGTCGTCACGCCGTTGCGCCCGCTGGCCACCGCGGCCGCGCCTCAGACGCCCATCGTCGTGAATTCCATCTCCGGCGTGTCAGGCGCGGGCCGGGCGCTGCACGAAGTCTTCCATTTCCCCGCCATGAACGAGAACGTGCGTGCTTACAAGCTCGGGGTGCATCAGCACGTGCCCGAAATCGAGCAGGAGATCGGCGGCCAGTACCAGGTGCAGTTCACGCCGCACGTGGCCTCGCACTCGCGAGGCATCTTGTCCACTATTGTAGTGCGCCCGTCGCGTCCCGTGGACCTCAATGACCTCTACCGTTGCTACGAGCGGGAGCCGTTCGTGCGCGTCCTGGGCGAGGGCAAGATTCCCGACCTGAACCACATTCGCGCCTCGAATTTCTGCGATTTCGGCTGGGTCAAGGACGAGCGCACCGGGAACCTGATCATTGTCAGCGTGATCGATAATCTGGTCGGCGGCACGGCGGGCATGGGCATTCAGTGTATGAACATAGCGTTCGGGCTGGACGAAAGGACCGGGCTGAGGCTGCCCGGCATGGCGCCATGA
- a CDS encoding biopolymer transporter ExbD, with translation MRLSRDKKMRVSAQLDLTPLIDCVFQLILFFMLSSTFVVQTSIQVELPEAEGARELENKDISITLAYPGYDETGKLRTEGIEGLGRVYVNETEIYGWPELTAVLGELHTGQPDALVLIRPDAQVPTARLVKVLGIANSVGIARYGIAARPPEEEEE, from the coding sequence ATGCGATTGTCGCGCGACAAAAAGATGCGCGTCAGCGCGCAACTCGACCTCACCCCGCTCATCGACTGTGTGTTTCAGTTGATCCTCTTCTTCATGCTCTCGTCGACGTTCGTCGTCCAGACCTCGATCCAGGTCGAGCTGCCCGAGGCTGAGGGCGCGCGCGAACTCGAAAACAAGGACATCTCCATCACCTTGGCGTATCCCGGTTACGACGAAACCGGCAAGCTGCGCACCGAAGGCATCGAAGGACTCGGCCGTGTCTATGTCAACGAGACCGAGATCTACGGCTGGCCGGAATTGACGGCCGTGCTCGGCGAGTTGCATACCGGTCAGCCTGATGCGCTCGTGCTGATTCGGCCCGACGCTCAAGTGCCCACTGCCCGACTCGTGAAAGTGCTCGGCATCGCCAACAGCGTGGGCATCGCGCGCTATGGCATCGCCGCGCGGCCTCCCGAGGAGGAGGAGGAATGA
- a CDS encoding PA0069 family radical SAM protein gives MPRYHNDDALHGRGASWNPENRFTGIRRENDGDPQREDESAPRPGTDYLEEEAASILSKNDSPDVGYAFSLNPYRGCEHGCIYCYARPMHEYAGYSAGLDFETKVFVKRNAPELLRAALASARWEPQVVSLSGSTDPYQPVERNLRITRRCLEVFAEFRNPVSITTKNRMVVRDLDLLAALAAHRAVSVCISITTLDLALNRVLEPRTSSPKQRLETIRALADAGVPAGVLTAPVIPALTDHEIPAILAAAAEAGARFAGYIMLRLPHAVAPLFDRWLEQHFPGQKDKVLNRVRSLHGGKLYDSSFETRMSGSGLFAEHVARLFTVAARRAGLDSDSPTLSTAHFLRPGQMDLL, from the coding sequence ATGCCGAGATATCACAATGACGACGCCTTGCACGGGCGGGGTGCCTCGTGGAACCCGGAGAATCGCTTTACCGGGATACGCCGCGAGAACGACGGCGACCCGCAACGTGAGGATGAATCCGCGCCCCGGCCGGGCACGGATTACCTCGAAGAAGAAGCCGCCTCTATCCTCAGCAAGAATGACAGCCCGGACGTCGGCTATGCCTTCAGCCTGAATCCCTATCGCGGCTGCGAGCACGGCTGCATCTACTGTTACGCGAGGCCCATGCACGAATACGCGGGCTATTCCGCGGGTCTCGACTTCGAGACAAAGGTCTTCGTGAAACGCAACGCCCCGGAACTGCTCCGTGCGGCGCTGGCATCGGCCCGGTGGGAGCCGCAAGTAGTCTCCCTGAGCGGTTCGACAGACCCCTACCAGCCGGTCGAGCGGAATCTCCGCATTACCCGCCGCTGCCTGGAAGTCTTTGCCGAGTTCCGGAATCCGGTTTCTATCACCACCAAGAATCGCATGGTTGTCCGCGACCTTGATCTGCTGGCGGCGCTGGCCGCGCACCGGGCCGTTTCGGTATGCATCTCGATCACCACCCTGGACCTTGCATTGAACCGCGTTCTCGAACCGCGCACCTCTTCACCGAAGCAACGCCTGGAAACCATCCGCGCCCTCGCGGATGCCGGGGTGCCTGCCGGCGTGCTCACGGCGCCGGTCATCCCGGCGCTGACGGACCACGAGATACCCGCAATCCTGGCGGCCGCCGCGGAGGCTGGCGCGCGCTTCGCCGGGTATATCATGCTGCGTCTCCCCCACGCCGTCGCGCCGCTCTTCGATCGCTGGCTCGAACAGCACTTCCCCGGCCAGAAAGACAAAGTCCTGAACCGGGTGCGTTCGCTCCACGGCGGCAAGCTCTACGATTCGTCGTTCGAAACACGTATGTCAGGCTCGGGCTTGTTCGCGGAGCACGTTGCCCGGCTCTTCACGGTGGCTGCCAGGAGAGCAGGCCTTGACTCCGATTCGCCGACGCTCTCCACGGCTCATTTTCTGCGACCCGGTCAGATGGACCTGCTGTAA
- the argB gene encoding acetylglutamate kinase: MEQSIQKASILIEALPYIREFFGKTVVIKYGGAAMLDPELRKSTLEDIVLMKYVGMNPVVVHGGGPEINAMLKRLGMPSTFNQGQRVTDGAAMDVVEMVLAGHVNKEIVMLLNRAGADAVGLCGKDGNLLFARKMVLEDGSDLGHVGQISGVHIKVVDVICRAGMVPVIAPIATDAEGGTWNINADSVAGEIAAAIKAEKLVFLTDTPGLLQDKDDPQSLVHQLRASEVSRLKREGVIAGGMIPKVDACLKALDYGVRKTHIIDGRVPHSLLLEIFTAEGLGTLVGH; encoded by the coding sequence ATGGAGCAGTCAATACAGAAAGCGTCCATCCTCATCGAGGCGCTGCCCTACATTCGGGAGTTCTTCGGCAAGACCGTTGTCATCAAGTACGGCGGCGCGGCCATGCTCGACCCGGAACTGCGCAAGAGTACGCTTGAGGACATCGTGCTGATGAAATACGTCGGCATGAACCCCGTCGTCGTGCATGGCGGCGGCCCCGAAATCAACGCCATGCTCAAACGCCTCGGCATGCCATCCACGTTCAATCAGGGCCAGCGCGTCACGGACGGCGCCGCGATGGATGTCGTTGAGATGGTGCTCGCCGGGCATGTGAACAAGGAGATCGTCATGCTGCTCAACCGGGCCGGGGCGGATGCCGTCGGCCTGTGCGGCAAGGACGGCAACCTGCTCTTCGCGCGCAAGATGGTGCTCGAGGATGGCAGCGACCTCGGCCATGTCGGGCAGATCAGCGGCGTGCACATCAAGGTCGTGGACGTGATCTGCCGGGCCGGCATGGTACCCGTGATCGCGCCGATTGCGACGGACGCCGAGGGCGGCACGTGGAACATCAACGCCGACAGCGTGGCGGGTGAAATCGCCGCGGCGATCAAGGCCGAGAAGCTCGTGTTCCTGACCGACACGCCGGGGCTTCTCCAGGACAAAGACGACCCTCAATCGCTGGTGCATCAGCTGCGCGCGAGCGAGGTGTCGCGGCTGAAACGCGAAGGCGTGATCGCGGGCGGCATGATTCCGAAAGTCGACGCTTGCTTGAAAGCGCTGGACTATGGCGTGCGGAAGACCCACATCATTGATGGGCGCGTGCCGCACAGCCTGTTGCTGGAAATCTTTACCGCGGAGGGACTCGGCACCCTCGTGGGGCATTGA
- a CDS encoding PilZ domain-containing protein, which produces MPAEQKEIERFLEVGAVVMLHTEPARKDGPRFKTVLRGWRKPSHLLLDRPKTDAGLFVALQEGMPIVVRFLHEGRACAFDSVIIDWDTRRNAPYLRITWPPEIQYVTFRKHERVKLQAPCTVSAGRTGTFEGEIRDLSLGGCAVICQEGPGENPSNVRLSFPLPDGIMVEEVRALVRNYRPGPEGVFLGLEFESNQERALNDILFFVTSRLERVGIPEKSSARVQVMVMDEDADFATRLRRCFERRNIDAFITTGTVEGLTHLRGVAPRALLINAGMKDLPAVHTCILLRKTKGFENLGLYLYGGDPARFASLPQEAGIARYFPPKPSLAPDIAFAVGQELDKNPD; this is translated from the coding sequence ATGCCTGCTGAGCAGAAAGAAATCGAGCGATTTCTTGAGGTTGGGGCCGTGGTGATGCTGCACACGGAACCGGCACGCAAAGACGGTCCGCGCTTCAAGACGGTGCTGCGCGGCTGGCGAAAGCCCTCCCACTTGCTGCTGGACCGGCCCAAGACGGACGCGGGCCTCTTCGTCGCGCTTCAGGAGGGAATGCCCATTGTGGTGCGGTTCCTGCATGAAGGCCGCGCTTGCGCGTTTGATTCCGTTATCATCGACTGGGATACCCGCCGCAACGCTCCTTACCTTCGCATCACCTGGCCGCCGGAAATCCAGTACGTCACATTTCGCAAACATGAGCGGGTCAAGTTACAGGCCCCGTGCACGGTGTCAGCGGGCCGGACAGGGACGTTCGAGGGCGAAATCCGCGACCTCAGTCTGGGCGGCTGCGCCGTGATATGCCAGGAAGGCCCGGGAGAGAATCCGTCCAATGTGCGCCTCTCGTTCCCGCTCCCTGACGGCATCATGGTAGAGGAAGTCCGCGCGCTCGTCCGAAACTATCGCCCCGGACCGGAAGGTGTATTCCTGGGCCTGGAGTTCGAATCCAATCAGGAACGGGCGCTCAATGATATCCTTTTTTTCGTGACTTCGCGGCTCGAACGCGTGGGAATCCCCGAGAAATCGAGCGCGCGCGTGCAAGTTATGGTGATGGATGAAGACGCTGATTTTGCCACGCGGCTGCGCCGCTGCTTCGAGCGGCGCAACATCGACGCCTTCATTACCACCGGCACGGTGGAAGGCCTGACCCACTTGCGCGGCGTAGCGCCGCGGGCACTGCTGATTAACGCGGGCATGAAAGACCTCCCCGCGGTCCACACCTGCATTCTGCTCCGCAAGACAAAAGGTTTTGAAAATCTCGGCCTGTATCTTTACGGCGGCGACCCCGCCCGGTTCGCTTCCCTGCCGCAAGAAGCCGGCATCGCCCGTTACTTCCCGCCGAAACCGTCTCTGGCGCCGGATATCGCCTTCGCGGTTGGCCAGGAACTCGACAAGAATCCCGATTAG
- a CDS encoding MotA/TolQ/ExbB proton channel family protein, producing the protein MDPTQAATDAATAAVDALTNVAQSAALADAAQQTAQTAVNAPSLTPIEFFFEGGPLMWPILFCSIVALAIAIERFIALRRASIDTREFMDTVRQVLRQNRVQEAVEICDETDAPVARILKAGILKHNRAKAEIREAIEDAGHLEVPKLERYLSALATCATVAPLLGLLGTVAGMIRAFAVIEHKEGQVTPGDVAGGINNALITTAAGLSVAIPTLVVYNYFVTRVENMVFELEVSSSELVDLLTRHKGEREI; encoded by the coding sequence ATGGACCCTACCCAAGCTGCCACAGATGCCGCGACGGCCGCCGTCGACGCGCTGACCAACGTCGCGCAGTCGGCCGCCCTTGCCGACGCAGCGCAACAAACCGCGCAAACCGCCGTTAACGCGCCCAGCCTGACGCCCATCGAGTTCTTCTTTGAGGGCGGGCCGCTGATGTGGCCCATCCTCTTCTGCTCGATCGTCGCGCTGGCCATCGCCATCGAACGGTTCATCGCCTTGCGGCGCGCCAGCATTGACACCCGCGAATTCATGGACACCGTGCGTCAGGTGCTGCGCCAGAACCGCGTCCAGGAAGCCGTCGAAATCTGCGACGAAACGGACGCGCCGGTCGCGCGCATCCTCAAGGCGGGTATTCTCAAGCACAACCGGGCCAAGGCCGAGATTCGCGAAGCCATCGAGGACGCGGGGCACCTCGAAGTACCAAAACTCGAGCGTTACCTGTCCGCCCTGGCCACCTGCGCCACTGTCGCGCCGCTGCTCGGACTGCTCGGCACGGTGGCCGGCATGATTCGGGCCTTCGCCGTCATCGAGCACAAGGAAGGCCAGGTTACGCCCGGCGATGTGGCGGGTGGCATCAACAACGCGCTGATTACCACGGCGGCGGGGCTGTCCGTCGCGATTCCGACGCTTGTCGTCTACAACTACTTCGTCACGCGCGTCGAGAACATGGTCTTCGAACTCGAGGTCAGTTCGTCCGAATTGGTCGATCTGCTGACCCGGCACAAAGGGGAGCGGGAAATCTAA